The Pochonia chlamydosporia 170 chromosome 1, whole genome shotgun sequence genome window below encodes:
- a CDS encoding Tfo1 transposase (similar to Beauveria bassiana ARSEF 2860 XP_008602981.1) — MSVADASSFLVSSTPASSSTGSSEVFTTHSPVQMNIWTLFRLPVGSEQTHIIQKVGTKRHKKVLHYCLSCEKQKAKPIWSSAYTGNAKEHVQKVHKAEWKEWSRNHGNSLRTDGPNQASIDRYMQPVGVHCSRHLTLRQAFDKPRFIRAFIALCARRRVSLSATEWPELQELMLAGNPTIQDLLKLSRRTLVRLLERNYVEYRKQLQTAIQDAVGQIHFSTDMWTSPARRGHLAICAQWVDCEYRLRKALLGLPQVLYSHSGECQAVHIVRVLRSYGITTRIGYHTGDNATSNDTMLRALSDHLMTEYNFNFNPVACRIRCLDHILNLALQAFLLAKSKEALKAALKAALKAALDAIDLAEDADPYEVFSAAMGVPMVQNNGDGARPREIAERARGKGKQKGFEGWGSTPALEKLHNLAVWLRNSPIHHDLWERAIGISLGIDNDTRWSSWYFMIDRAIRKKNEIIKFLHEHDEACGPNTLTHGDWEILRCTHQFLQVFNSGTLWVEGDRAGLSQSREMMDVILAFFEQQKNLYSSGERKDLRMVHSIEMGWFILNKYYELTDTVPVYAAAMLLDPSKRRRYLTQNWPEQWHQKALDATQRIWEDKYKNMPLTQPEEDAMQVDGSLPSPDKPRNELDRLKLSLQVELADLTDEDDVQLFLNARPISIKPLTPLEWWCLPEQRQRYPRLHRMAIDILSIPPSSAEPERTFSAARRTQSWDRLRMTANNLERLECIGNWLRNGHIDLVHIITAIEGMNEVEVELDFDSDEMG, encoded by the exons ATGTCGGTAGCTGACGCCTCATCATTTCTGGTCTCCTCCACTcctgcctcatcatccacggGGTCTTCGGAAGTCTTTACAACACATTCTCCGGTCCAGATGAACATCTGGACCTTGTTTCGACTTCCAGTGGGCTCCGAGCAGACTCATATCATTCAGAAGGTTGGTACAAAAAGACATAAGAAGGTTCTGCACTACTGTCTCTCTtgtgagaagcagaaagcGAAGCCGATCTGGAGCAGTGCCTACACAGGCAATGCGAAGGAGCATGTCCAAAAGGTGCACAAAGCCGAGTGGAAGGAATGGTCTCGCAACCACGGCAATTCCTTGAGAACAGATGGTCCAAATCAAGCATCCATTGATAGGTATATGCAACCAGTTGGTGTCCACTGTTCGAGGCACCTAACCCTCCGGCAAGCTTTTGATAAGCCACGATTTATTAGGGCGTTTATCGCTCTTTGCGCCCGACGGAGAGTATCATTGAGCGCAACAGAGTGGCCAGAACTTCAAGAACTTATGTTAGCAGGCAACCCTACTATACAAGACCTCTTGAAGCTGTCTCGACGGACGCTTGTGCGCCTCCTTGAAAGGAACTATGTAGAGTATCGTAAGCAACTCCAGACGGCGATTCAAGACGCTGTCGGCCAGATACACTTCTCCACGGACATGTGGACATCACCTGCGCGTCGAGGACATCTCGCAATCTGTGCACAATGGGTTGATTGTGAATATAGGCTGCGGAAAGCTCTGCTAGGACTCCCTCAAGTATTGTACAGCCATAGCGGAGAGTGTCAAGCTGTGCACATCGTCAGGGTTCTCAGAAGTTACGGCATTACCACCAGAATCGGCTATCATACTGGCGATAACGCTACGTCAAATGATACTATGTTAAGAGCGTTATCAGACCATTTGATGACTGAGTACAAT ttcaacttcaaccctGTTGCCTGCCGAATCCGGTGTCTCGATCATATCCTCAACCTCGCCCTTCAAGCCTTCCTACTAGCCAAGTCAAAGGAGGCTCTTAAAGCCGCTCTTAAAGCCGCTCTTAAAGCCGCACTTGACGCAATTGATCTGGCCGAAGATGCAGACCCATACGAAGTATTCTCCGCCGCGATGGGGGTGCCGATGGTGCAAAATAATGGAGATGGGGCGAGACCAAGAGAGATTGCCGAAAGGGCTagaggcaaaggcaagcaGAAAGGCTTCGAGGGCTGGGGATCGACCCCTGCACTCGAGAAGCTCCATAACCTCGCTGTGTGGCTCCGAAACAGCCCAATCCATCATGACTTATGGGAGCGAGCTATCGGTATCAGTCTAGGGATTGATAACGATACCAGGTGGTCATCGTGGTACTTTATGATTGATCGAGCGATCCGGAAGAAGAACGAGATCATCAAATTCTTACATGAACACGATGAGGCCTGTGGCCCCAACACTCTGACGCATGGGGATTGGGAGATACTGAGATGTACACACCAATTTCTCCAAGTATTCAACAGTGGCACTTTGTGGGTTGAGGGCGACCGTGCAGGCCTATCTCAGTCGCGTGAGATGATGGACGTGATTCTCGCTTTTTTTGAACAGCAGAAG AATCTATACTCATCCGGAGAGCGGAAAGATCTTCGGATGGTCCATTCCATTGAGATGGGGTGGTTCATCCTTAACAAGTACTATGAGCTCACGGACACCGTTCCGGTGTACGCTGCTGCGATGCTGCTCGATCCGTCAAAGAGAAGGCGATATCTGACCCAGAACTGGCCGGAGCAGTGGCATCAGAAAGCTCTCGATGCCACACAACGTATTTGGGAAGACAAATATAAGAATATGCCACTCACTCAGCCTGAGGAGGATGCGATGCAGGTTGATGGCTCTCTACCTTCTCCAGATAAGCCGAGAAACGAGCTGGATCGATTGAAGCTCTCTCTGCAGGTTGAATTGGCTGACCTCACggatgaggacgatgtgCAGCTATTTCTTAATGCCAGGCCCATCTCGATCAAACCTTTAACTCCCctggaatggtggtgtttaCCAGAACAACGACAGCGCTACCCGCGGCTCCATCGTATGGCCATCGATATACTCTCAAtccctccatcatcagcagagCCAGAACGAACGTTTTCAGCTGCTCGTCGTACACAATCGTGGGACAGGCTTCGGATGACGGCAAACAACCTAGAAAGGCTTGAGTGTATCGGCAATTGGTTGAGAAACGGACATATTGATCTTGTACATATAATCACGGCGATTGAGGGTATGAATGAAGTGGAGGTCGAGCTAGATTTTGACTCCGACGAGATGGGATAG